Within the Streptomyces sp. YIM 121038 genome, the region AGGCGTGGAGGACGGTCCAGCCGTCGGCGAGGAGCTGGGCGCGTACGAGTTCGCGGGCGAGGCGGGCGGCGGCCACGGCGACGGGCTGGGGGTGCTCGCCGACGATGGTGAGGCGGTACCGGTCGGCCTGGTAGGCGAGGCGTTCGTCGGGCTGCGCGGCGTGCGTGACGCCGTCGTGTCGGGATAGGAGGGTGCGGGCGCCGGCGTATTCGGTCTCGGCGAACCCGTAGTCGTGGATGAGGGTCTCGATGTCGTCCACCCGGTTGGGGCCGGTGTCGGCGAGGACCAGGGCGCCGCGGCCTTCGGCGATGCCAGTGCCCGTGGGGGCCTTGGCGGGGGTGGCGTTCCACCAGGGGCCGAAGTAGCGGCGGGACCATTCGGTGATCTCCTCCATCTGGGAGGCGACCGTCACGGTGGCGGTATCGGCGGCGATATGGGTAGCGGTCAGCGGCACGAGGGTGCTCCTTCGGGGTTGATGATGCGGTAGGCGGCGCCCAACTTGGTGCGGGCGGCGGTGAACTGGGCGGTTTCCCGTTCGTTCAGGTTCAGGGGGGTGACGGTGGGCTGGCCGTCGGTGATCTGCAACCGGATTCCGAGCCAGACACCATCGCGGTTGACGGACAGCACATCCGTGCCGTCCTCGACGGCCAGGAGTTTGCGCAGGGCGGACACCACGGCGGCGCTCGGGCCGTTGCGCACGCGTCCGATCCCGGTGTTGATCCGGCGTGGCCGGTCGCGGAGTTCGGCCGTCACGATGTCGAGCGGCACTGTGGCGGAGCGTCCGTTGATGGTGGTCGACGATGCGCAGATCACGGCGCCGTCGCCGTGTTCGCCGATCACGTAGCCGTCCACGGTCTCGACCGGCACGGCGTGGTGCTGGGCGAGTGCGAGCCGGTAGCGGGCGGTATCCGTGGCGGAGCCGATCCCGAACACCCGGCGCGCGCGGGACAGCTCGGCGAAGTAGCGGGCCAGCACGTCGACCGGATTGGTGACCATCACCACCGTGCCCGGGTAACCGGTCAGGGTGTGGGCCCACTCGGCGATGACGGGGGCGTTCGCGGCGAGTCCGGCCATGCGCACGTCCGCGGTGCGGGTGTTGGTGAACGTCGCGCGAGGGCAGATCACCAGCGCGTCCGCGTCGCCCATATCGGCGCGCGCCGCCGTGAACGCGCGGGCGCCTGCTGTGAGCTGCCGGGCATCTTCCAGATCGGTCACCAGGCCGTGCGCGGCCTCGGCTGTGCGGGAGGTGACCAGCAGCCGGGAACACCACGGCTCGACAGCCAGGAGGGCAGCGACCGTCTGGCCGATGGCGCCGGCGCCGATGACGCCGACCGTGTAGCCCCCGCTCATCGGGTGGCCGCCCGGGTCACGCAGGCCAGGGCCAAGCGCCAGGCCGACTCGGGCTCGGTCCCGGCGGTCAGTGTGGCGCTGACGGAGTCCAGGACCTGGCACAGTGCCGGGGCGGAGTCGACGACTGCCTGGGCGTGCTCCGGCAACGGCAGCGCGGACGGAGCGGCGAGGTACGTCGACACGATGTTCACGCTGTCCATCAGCCATGTGACCATCAACCGGCGCAGCCACATCCCGCGCTCGGTACGACCGATGCCCCGGTACTGCTCGCGGATGAAGGCGTCGATGCCCTCCACCACCAGGGTGGCACCGTCGACCGGCGACGCAGCGATCACGGCAAGGAGCGCGCGGGAGGCGAGTTTCGCGGCGTCCTGGTGAGAGCCCCCGCGCGACAGTCCCGGGTCGATGAACACCGGCTGCTCGTCGGGTCCGTCCGGGAACAGGACGTGTTCGGGTTTCAGGTCCCCGTACACGACCATGCGAGGGCCCGGGGCAGGGGTGAGGCGGAGTTTCAGCAGACGGGACACCACTACTGCTAGCACGGCCACCGCACCCCGGCGGGTGCGCTCCTCCAGCAGGTCGACGCCGAGCCGTGCCACGTAGGCGCGGCCGGAGATGCCGTTGAACTTCCGGCGGAACGTGGTGTCGATGCCGCGCTCTGCGATTGCCGCCTCGTCGGCCACAGCCGCCACCGCCGGGGACTGAAGCGAAGCGAGAGAGCGCACGGCACCGCTCATTAAGTCAGCGGCTCGGGCGGGGTCCTTGGCGATCAGGTCGAGCAGATTCGGGCCGGTCACGGCCTCGGTGAACAGCACTCCTTGCCGGTAGCCGACGCAGCGGCCCACCCGGATTCCGGCGGCGTCCAGGGCGCGGAGCTGGGCGGCCTCCCGCGCCAGCAGCGATGTGGGCGACGTTGCGTAGGCAGCCTGCGCGGCCCGGACCTGGTCTCCGTCCCCGGCGACGCCGCGCAGCACGGAGACCAGGGAGAGGCCAAGGACGGAGTC harbors:
- a CDS encoding 2-dehydropantoate 2-reductase N-terminal domain-containing protein, whose amino-acid sequence is MSGGYTVGVIGAGAIGQTVAALLAVEPWCSRLLVTSRTAEAAHGLVTDLEDARQLTAGARAFTAARADMGDADALVICPRATFTNTRTADVRMAGLAANAPVIAEWAHTLTGYPGTVVMVTNPVDVLARYFAELSRARRVFGIGSATDTARYRLALAQHHAVPVETVDGYVIGEHGDGAVICASSTTINGRSATVPLDIVTAELRDRPRRINTGIGRVRNGPSAAVVSALRKLLAVEDGTDVLSVNRDGVWLGIRLQITDGQPTVTPLNLNERETAQFTAARTKLGAAYRIINPEGAPSCR
- a CDS encoding phosphotransferase produces the protein MPHAALPEPGALFELAADRICRVAAEEWPSESVTLGAHVPSVTGYVRRVHLGGREVFAKDSVLGLSLVSVLRGVAGDGDQVRAAQAAYATSPTSLLAREAAQLRALDAAGIRVGRCVGYRQGVLFTEAVTGPNLLDLIAKDPARAADLMSGAVRSLASLQSPAVAAVADEAAIAERGIDTTFRRKFNGISGRAYVARLGVDLLEERTRRGAVAVLAVVVSRLLKLRLTPAPGPRMVVYGDLKPEHVLFPDGPDEQPVFIDPGLSRGGSHQDAAKLASRALLAVIAASPVDGATLVVEGIDAFIREQYRGIGRTERGMWLRRLMVTWLMDSVNIVSTYLAAPSALPLPEHAQAVVDSAPALCQVLDSVSATLTAGTEPESAWRLALACVTRAATR